From a region of the Chitinophaga caseinilytica genome:
- a CDS encoding universal stress protein yields the protein MKTIIVPTDFSETAYNAARYAIGLAGQTGATRIVLYHAYELIVPIPDLPTAVPIVNMDDLRESSMEGLRNMQTQLKPMVPANITLDIRADNHLLAANIDQVCREELADVVVMGITGGSQLEEILVGSNTVDVVKTSAYPVIVVPTGSAFKPVKKVVFACDLRKVAKTTRREPLLRFLDIFKPELHVVNIQKEGREHIRPEENQELDNMLHDYNPQYHFIDRPNVPEAVTDFAQGLQADLLLIIPKKHGLFDSIFKRSNTSRIAFQTHVPLLSIHE from the coding sequence ATGAAAACCATCATCGTACCAACGGATTTTTCGGAAACGGCTTACAATGCGGCCAGATACGCCATCGGCCTCGCCGGCCAGACGGGCGCCACCCGCATCGTGCTCTACCACGCCTACGAACTGATCGTCCCCATTCCGGACCTCCCCACCGCCGTGCCCATCGTCAATATGGACGACCTCCGGGAATCCAGCATGGAAGGGCTCCGCAACATGCAGACCCAGCTCAAACCGATGGTCCCGGCCAATATCACCCTCGATATCCGCGCAGATAATCACCTCCTCGCCGCCAATATCGACCAGGTTTGCCGCGAAGAACTGGCAGACGTTGTCGTAATGGGCATCACCGGCGGCAGCCAGCTGGAAGAAATCCTCGTCGGCTCCAACACCGTCGACGTCGTGAAAACCTCCGCCTACCCCGTGATCGTGGTACCCACAGGCTCTGCCTTCAAGCCCGTTAAAAAAGTCGTGTTCGCCTGCGATCTCCGCAAAGTGGCCAAAACCACCCGCCGCGAGCCGCTCCTCCGCTTCCTCGATATCTTCAAGCCGGAACTGCATGTCGTAAACATCCAGAAAGAAGGCCGCGAGCACATCCGCCCGGAAGAAAACCAGGAACTGGACAACATGCTGCACGACTATAACCCGCAATATCATTTCATCGACCGGCCCAACGTGCCGGAAGCCGTTACGGATTTCGCGCAGGGGCTGCAGGCCGACCTGCTGCTCATCATCCCGAAAAAACACGGCCTGTTCGACAGCATATTCAAACGCAGCAATACTTCGCGGATCGCGTTCCAGACGCATGTTCCGCTTTTGTCTATCCATGAATAG
- the lysS gene encoding lysine--tRNA ligase, which yields MSVTTQQQLSEQEIIRRDKLKELQNLGIDPYPAAEYPVNAYSTDIKAGYSEETKDQYQEVCLAGRIMSTRDMGKANFAVLQDSKGRIQLYIKRDDICPGEDKTLYDTVWKKLTDIGDFIGVKGYAFVTKTGETSVHVKELTILAKALRPLPVVKVKDGEAFDEVTDPEFKYRQRYADLVINPDVKEVFIKRTRLMQTIREFYNAMGYLEVETPILQAIPGGAAARPFITHHNALDMPLYLRIANELYLKRLIVGGFEGVYEFAKDFRNEGMDRTHNPEFTVMEMYAAYKDYNWMMDTTEQLLEKVATNVNGTTKVTVGERDIDFKAPYPRVPIYEAIRQHTGFDVSEMDEAGIREVCKQLGIHADPNHGKGKLIDEIFGEKCEHHYVQPTFITDYPVEMSPLTKRHRSKAGVVERFELICNGKEIANAYSELNDPIDQRQRFEDQVALMERGDDEAMYIDYDFLRALEYGMPPTSGIGIGIDRLTMLMTNQPSIQDVLFFPQMRPEKVQTAE from the coding sequence ATGAGCGTAACTACCCAACAACAGCTTTCGGAACAGGAAATTATCCGCCGCGACAAGCTGAAAGAGCTGCAAAATCTGGGGATCGACCCGTATCCCGCCGCGGAATACCCGGTGAACGCGTATTCCACAGATATCAAGGCCGGTTATTCGGAAGAAACGAAAGACCAATACCAGGAAGTTTGCCTGGCTGGCCGTATTATGAGCACCCGCGACATGGGCAAGGCGAATTTCGCCGTACTGCAAGACAGCAAGGGTAGGATCCAATTGTATATAAAGCGGGACGATATTTGTCCCGGAGAAGATAAAACCCTTTACGACACCGTTTGGAAGAAACTGACCGATATCGGCGATTTCATCGGCGTGAAAGGCTACGCTTTCGTGACCAAAACCGGCGAAACCTCCGTGCATGTGAAAGAGCTGACCATTTTGGCGAAGGCGCTCCGCCCGCTGCCGGTGGTGAAAGTGAAAGACGGGGAAGCGTTCGACGAGGTGACCGATCCCGAGTTCAAGTATCGTCAGCGTTACGCCGACCTGGTGATCAATCCTGACGTGAAGGAAGTTTTCATCAAGCGTACCCGCCTGATGCAGACGATCCGGGAATTCTACAATGCCATGGGGTACCTGGAGGTGGAAACGCCCATCCTGCAAGCCATCCCCGGCGGCGCCGCCGCGCGCCCCTTTATCACGCACCACAATGCGCTCGATATGCCGCTGTACCTCCGCATCGCCAACGAACTGTACCTGAAAAGGCTCATCGTAGGCGGCTTCGAAGGCGTGTACGAATTCGCGAAAGATTTCCGGAACGAAGGGATGGACCGTACCCACAACCCCGAATTCACCGTAATGGAAATGTACGCCGCGTACAAGGACTATAACTGGATGATGGACACCACCGAGCAACTGCTCGAAAAAGTAGCCACGAACGTGAACGGCACTACGAAAGTAACCGTGGGCGAGCGGGACATCGACTTCAAAGCCCCCTATCCCCGCGTTCCCATCTACGAAGCCATCCGCCAGCACACCGGATTCGATGTTTCTGAAATGGACGAGGCCGGCATCCGCGAGGTTTGCAAACAACTCGGCATCCACGCCGATCCCAACCATGGCAAAGGCAAACTGATCGACGAAATCTTCGGCGAGAAATGCGAGCACCATTACGTGCAGCCCACTTTCATCACCGATTACCCCGTCGAAATGAGCCCGCTTACCAAGCGCCACCGCAGCAAAGCAGGCGTGGTAGAGCGTTTCGAACTGATCTGCAACGGCAAGGAAATCGCCAACGCCTACTCCGAGCTCAACGACCCCATCGATCAGCGGCAGCGTTTCGAAGACCAGGTTGCCCTCATGGAACGTGGAGACGATGAAGCCATGTACATCGACTACGACTTCCTCCGCGCCCTCGAATACGGCATGCCCCCCACCTCCGGGATCGGTATCGGCATCGACCGTTTGACGATGCTCATGACCAACCAGCCTTCCATCCAGGACGTGCTGTTCTTCCCGCAGATGCGGCCGGAAAAGGTACAAACCGCCGAATAA
- a CDS encoding DUF4197 domain-containing protein gives MLKRTILIAAGALVLHTTANAQILKKVGNVLNSGSTSSTGSNVTENEAAGGIKEALEKGVLKGIGLLNKQDGFFGNQLYKVLLPPDALKAEKTLRSIGMGSLVDKAILQINRSAENAVGFAAPIFVNAIKQMTITDALKLVTGGQNSATNFFKEKTTASLVAAFSPVIDSALNQTMATKYYGDIVTKYNSLPTSFTKLDPDLKGYVTNKAVSALFDQIGKEEAAIRNNPAARTSELLKKVFGGKS, from the coding sequence ATGTTAAAACGTACCATCCTTATCGCGGCGGGCGCCCTCGTCCTCCACACCACGGCCAATGCCCAGATCCTCAAGAAAGTGGGCAACGTCCTCAATTCCGGCAGCACATCTTCCACCGGCAGCAATGTAACTGAAAACGAAGCCGCCGGCGGCATCAAGGAAGCGCTGGAAAAAGGCGTCCTCAAAGGCATCGGCCTCCTCAACAAACAAGACGGTTTCTTCGGGAACCAGCTCTACAAAGTGCTCCTCCCGCCCGACGCGCTGAAAGCCGAAAAAACACTCCGCAGCATCGGAATGGGCAGCCTGGTCGACAAAGCGATCCTCCAGATCAACCGCTCGGCCGAAAACGCCGTAGGCTTCGCCGCCCCGATCTTCGTGAACGCCATCAAGCAAATGACCATCACCGACGCGCTGAAACTCGTTACCGGTGGACAAAACTCCGCTACCAACTTCTTCAAGGAGAAAACGACCGCCAGCCTCGTAGCTGCATTTTCGCCCGTGATCGATTCGGCGCTGAACCAGACCATGGCCACCAAATATTATGGCGATATCGTCACCAAATACAACAGCCTCCCCACTTCCTTCACCAAACTCGATCCCGATCTGAAAGGATACGTGACCAACAAGGCGGTTAGCGCCCTGTTCGACCAGATCGGCAAGGAAGAGGCCGCGATCCGCAACAATCCTGCAGCGCGCACTTCCGAGCTGCTGAAAAAAGTGTTCGGCGGTAAATCTTAA
- a CDS encoding flavin reductase family protein: MRVDPSEVKTSALHAYLLGAVAPRPICFASTVDADGQPNLSPFSFFNVFGSNPPTLVFSPSRRVRDNTVKHTLENIYATREVVINVVSYAMVQQTSLSSCEYPRGTDEFVKAGFTPLPSEKVKPFRVAESPVQMECKVRDIIETGTGGGAGNLVICEPVLLHVNENILDTTGKIDPQKIDLVARMGADYYCRASGTAVFEVAKPNTQLGIGVDALPPAIRNSHILTGNNLGQLGNVETLPPVDPAFADEHLTNIIQYFSINPEEMEKELHRYAKQLLDSRKVTEAWQVLLAGNLH, from the coding sequence ATGAGAGTAGATCCCTCGGAAGTCAAAACCTCCGCATTGCACGCGTACCTCCTGGGTGCGGTGGCGCCGCGCCCGATTTGCTTCGCCAGCACGGTGGATGCAGACGGGCAGCCGAACTTAAGCCCCTTCAGCTTCTTCAACGTATTCGGCTCCAACCCGCCCACGCTCGTGTTCTCACCTTCCCGCCGCGTGCGCGACAACACCGTCAAGCACACCCTGGAAAACATTTACGCCACCCGCGAAGTGGTGATCAACGTCGTGAGCTATGCCATGGTCCAGCAAACCTCGCTGTCCAGCTGCGAATATCCCCGCGGAACGGACGAGTTCGTGAAAGCCGGCTTCACACCACTGCCTTCTGAAAAAGTGAAACCTTTCCGCGTAGCGGAAAGCCCCGTCCAGATGGAATGTAAGGTGAGAGATATCATCGAGACCGGCACCGGTGGCGGCGCGGGCAATCTCGTTATCTGCGAGCCCGTTCTCCTCCACGTCAACGAAAACATTCTCGACACCACCGGAAAAATCGATCCGCAGAAGATCGATCTCGTGGCGCGCATGGGGGCCGATTATTATTGCCGCGCCTCCGGCACGGCGGTGTTCGAAGTAGCCAAACCCAATACCCAACTGGGTATCGGGGTAGATGCGCTGCCGCCCGCCATCCGCAACAGCCACATCCTCACCGGCAATAATCTCGGGCAACTGGGCAACGTGGAAACCCTCCCGCCGGTAGACCCCGCCTTTGCCGACGAGCACCTCACCAACATCATCCAGTATTTTTCCATCAATCCCGAAGAAATGGAAAAAGAACTGCACCGCTACGCCAAACAGCTCCTCGATTCCCGCAAGGTAACCGAAGCCTGGCAGGTGCTGCTCGCGGGAAACCTTCACTGA